A region of the Oncorhynchus clarkii lewisi isolate Uvic-CL-2024 chromosome 29, UVic_Ocla_1.0, whole genome shotgun sequence genome:
CGTGACCAATACAAGGACAAACTTCTTTAAAATGGTGCTGGCACTTATCAGTAGACTATGGGTCCTGTCTACAGTTGGCCTAGGCTGTCACATGGTTTCCtccttcaaggcaaagggtttaCTAAGGCTCAGTTATACAGCCAATCTCAAGTATGACCTTGGACTCCCGTTGTGAGACACTGATTATGTATGACCCCCCCATCGGACAGTCAGATGAAATGCAGAGGACTTGGCTTCAGAATGCTTCAACTAGGGCCCAGCATTGTTCCCTGGTCAGGAGATACTATAGGCCCTATTCATATAACTACTCCCTGCTTGTACCAGCACACTGTTCTTCAAGGAGAAAGTGGTTGTAAATGTCGCAAATGCCCTGTATGAGCAGAAAACCCTAGGTCCGATGCTGTAAGGATGAACGTTCACCGATTGTTGCGCAATAATAAAAATACTGATTGAGAATGGCACGACTGGGGGAAGAGTGAACGTTCAGCTCTTTTGACAGAGACGTGGAGATTGAGACAGGAAGCTCATGGTCATAATTCAGATTTACCATCAAGCTTTAGTGTGACAAAGGGAACTGTCCAAATGTGATACATGCAAAAACAAAACGATGCATGATGATTGAAAGGAGAATgcctatatgtgtgtgttttacgTGTGTGGTAGGATGAATAGACCAGATGGGGGTGTCAGTGACAGTGTTCGGTGATGTCAACAACCACAGCCTTTTTCCAGCTGAATAAGAAGTATCCCACCCCGGCCCCCGCTGCCACGGCGATACACAGGTAAGCGTTGTAGGTCATGAAGACCAACATAAGGAAGTAGCTGACCATCACTTGGATGATGTGTAACACCGTCTGCAGCAAGTGGGACAGACTCAGCATCCGCTGgctacaggggagagagagaaggaaacaggaATATTAAGAGAGTCATGTTTTCAATCAATTCATTCACAGCACTCTGCAAGTCGGGTGTTAGTGGCTACTTAGGCATTTTTAAATTCCTGTTATGGCTACAACGTTCCCCACAAACAGTAAggcagggcagcaggtagcctagtggttcgagcatTGAGCCAGTCAACAAGTGTGTCTCggggagagttgggatatgcaaaaaaaaacacatttacaattCACACATGCGTATTAATACACacgtgtacatgtgtgaaatggGACAAATAAGCTTCAAAATGTCCTACTACAAGTTAATGTGGAGCCAGTAGCCCTTTTTGGCTGCCACGTCTAGAAGTCTCACATTTGGGGTATAAATCGGAACACTTCACTGCAATACTGTGTGTCCGTTTAGTGAGGAGGCCTGTTGCATATTTGGTCTCACTCACCCTACAGTCTTGTGGGTCTCCATTAACATGGTACCATCTGCTCCTGGGACAGGCATGGAGTTATAGCGCACGTTGACCTGGTTCCTTCTCAACAGGAACTCCCTGCCGATCTTCAGCCCCTCGTAGAGCACAGCCAGCAGGAAACAACCAATGCAGGCCCCTGCCATCTCTGAGAGGAGACATGATTGAGATGTTAATGTTGGTTAGATATTAAACTTATTTTTGGGGATAATAATGAACTGATAATGGCCACGGTCATAAAATACTTTTTGCACTACATTTCAAGTCTACAAATGCAtcctggaaaacacacacactcttacctcCAGGTGTGTTGATGACAAGACCGGCAAACAGCAGCTCCACGTTTGTGTAGCCAAAGTAGAAGGTCATTTGCTTCAGAAGAGGAATAGAAAACAAATTGTGTCACACACCTACAGAGCCAAGGGGTTTACAGTGATTCAGctcacacacagcagagagaaaTGTCAAGCAGGCCGTTTGAATTAAGAGAGTTTAAAACCATTCATCTTAAATCAGATTTGCAGATTTGCAACTTTGGTGGTAGAAAGTGCAGTGACAGGGTGCCAAGCCTAAGTAAATCCCACACTGTAACAGAGAAATTAGTGTGTGATATCTTTTTTGAGTGCCAGGCCcactcaccatcatcatcattccTCCTGCACTGTGTACTGCTGCATCCCCATGGGAGTCTGTCCCCGTGGGAGGAGCCATGGTGCCGTGGTCGTGGTGATCATGGTGCATGTCCATGTTCATCTGTACTGTAGGACTGCAAGAACCAGGAAATACAGAGACAAAATACACATCAGTCACATACATACACTAATTTGTCCACGACAGGTGGCTTTTGTGGTAGGTATTTGGCAGTGCCAAAGGTGTTCAGAAAATTATTGTGAAGCCAAGACGGAAACAGACATCAAGCCAAAAATAAACAAATCCCACCCCAAAATGTTCACTAAAAATAAATTAGGCACTGAGCATATTTAAGGTCTGCTGAGCCCAAACTTGAACGtagtgaaaattctgtgcaacttccaacACACGtatactgtgaacactgaggctgtacctgctttaagttacagttttaacaagtggccaagtaggctactgtggctatttgatcataatgtagtgctaccagtggcctaccatcaaaataatggagaaaatgcatcccataacattttaacatggaaatagctgttctatcatccagcct
Encoded here:
- the LOC139388644 gene encoding high affinity copper uptake protein 1, which gives rise to MNMDMHHDHHDHGTMAPPTGTDSHGDAAVHSAGGMMMMQMTFYFGYTNVELLFAGLVINTPGEMAGACIGCFLLAVLYEGLKIGREFLLRRNQVNVRYNSMPVPGADGTMLMETHKTVGQRMLSLSHLLQTVLHIIQVMVSYFLMLVFMTYNAYLCIAVAAGAGVGYFLFSWKKAVVVDITEHCH